The following is a genomic window from Paralichthys olivaceus isolate ysfri-2021 chromosome 3, ASM2471397v2, whole genome shotgun sequence.
ATGACATGCAAGTCAGTCTGTGGATTGTGCTTGAGCGGCTGTCAGTCAAAGAATAGAACATGTGTAACTGTTCATGCGTATGTCTCAGGGTCTTCTGACTAATATTTCTGATCCATCcagtcagtaaaaaaaacattctgtttcTTCCAGGGCTACAACAAAGCTGTGGACTGGTGGGCACTTGGAGTTCTTATCTATGAGATGGCGGCTGGGTATCCTCCCTTTTTTGCTGATCAGCCTATCCAGATCTACGAGAAGATTGTGTCTGGCAAGGTGCAGCGGTTTAGCCAAAAAAGCGCCGATATGTTTAATAATTTAATGCTTGAACTTCAACCATAAGTTTCGGTCTTTTTCTCAATCTTGTAGGTACGATTCCCCTCTCACTTTAGCTCCGACCTGAAAGACTTGCTGAGAAATCTGCTTCAGGTCGACCTGACAAAGAGATTTGGCAACCTGAAGAATGGCGTGAACGACATCAAAAATCACAAGTGGTTCTCCGCAACAGACTGGATCGCCGTTTACGAGAGAAAGGTAGGTCTTGGTTTCATCGTTGTAAATAATAAGTATCTCTCCCAAATAAATATTGCAATGTGCATTTTTTAGGTTGAAGCGCCCTTCTTGCCCAAGTGCAGAGGACCAGGAGACACAAGCAACTTTGACGACTACGAAGAGGAGGACATTCGTGtctcacaaacagaaaagtgtgCGAAAGAGTTTGCTGAGTTCTAGTGAGTGGGCCGGCGTCGCATCAGGGCTCGtgtgttttgggatatttgcaCTCTCCCGAGGGTTAGGGTGGAGCCAAGGCCGTCACATGTTCAAAATAAACGCCTCATTCCTTCATTCCACACGGCTGAATGAGGTCCTCCTCACCATGATCCTGCGTGCAGTTAGCACTAACCTATACACAGGCACATTATGCAGACACCACTCGTGCTGCGACACAAAAATACTAGACCACGTCCTCATCTTTTTAGCTTATttcagttgttttctgttttgccaCTGTTGATTATCCTCCCTTATTTCAAGTCATAATTATTTGTGAAAACGTAAAAACTAATATTACTCTCAATTTCCAAGTGGCACAAAGAGTGATAGATTGTATCAGCTGTTATTGCACATTTTGTAATATAGGCTTTAGGAAAACAGAAGGGATTTTATTTGGTTAAAAATTTCAACATTGAAATTTGCCAGACGTCTGTCGTCTGTTTCACGagtgtgttttaaaggttcattttattattcatttatcatAACCGCCTCAACATCAACCATTACTCATCATTCTGGTGTCCGACCACCTTCaactgtgtatttgtgcatataaaaataaacatatatgaTTCATTCACGGTTCTGTTAAAGCATGACCAAAATTCAATCAAAGAAAGTTTTGCAAAGAAAACACTGGTGACTTCCTGAGGTTCGGGCATTTGATTCTTGAAGTGACTGATCAACAGTGACAAGAAACTTGTCAGTGCTGTATTAGTTGATCAGCTGTAGCATTGTTTTATCCATATCCGGTCACAGGACATTTCCTTTTTACCTCAGGCTAGGTGTGGTATTACATGAATGGAATGACATGATATATTTTTCAGGTACAGATGTTTCACGAGAATGAAAAGGATGAAGTTTTGGTTTGAGACTCCACACAACAGGTCATCTGTCTTTGGTATGCTCAAAATATATGAGGATGCTTTGACATGGCATTTTTCAATAGCTGAAAGGTCAATAGTCAGATTTTTCATTAGGGTTCGTTGTCGTTGAATCAAAGCAGTGTTGCTCACATGGgcatattttgtgtgtttttcgaTTTTGTTTGTAAAAGCGAATTGTGCTTTAGCAGAGCATTCTCGGACGACATTGTGTAACTTGCCATATTTgggttattttcatttttactcttGCATGTTTATTAAGTTTGTACAGCAGTGTCACGACAAGCTAATAGTGCCCTGAAAGTGTTCccttgtttttagtttttcttcattttgtcaCCTTTAAGTTGTTTCGCAGCCAGGAGACATTGATCCATTAGAAAGGTACTTTTTCATGTCATGTTGTTCTGAATAAtccagtaaaaaataaaactatggtttagtttttaaataCGCTCTAACCATGAAATAATAACAACTATCATATCCTTTTAGTGTGTGCATCTTGGTCACTTGGCTGAATCATATACTTCCTGCAGTGCTACACTAACAATCTAAGGTTTTAGAACACCTCCACTATTGCAGCTGTATTTCTACagtaattaaatttttttaatttaatttcacaatGTTTCTGAAATTGAAttgtcaaataaattaaaagattGAAGTTTTGAATCTAATTTAAACAGTTTGACTCATTTGGGAACTGAACACACTTGTGGCTTTCTTTCTACAGCAGAAACTAAAACAATGCAGGCAACGTTTGTCTCAACACTGTTGCAGAAGTTTCACCTTCTGTCCAGCTCCAGATAGTTGATTCTTTAGACTGTGCTGCTCTTCCATCAGCTGAAGTCTCCGATTCTTTTCCTCTAATGATTTGGGTGATTATCTTGCTGTAACCTCTGACCAATCAAAGTCTGTCTTCCTTTATATTTTACCTTTTTCTCACCACTCTGATAGCAATATACAGTACTTCTTCATCATAATTTACTTCCTTTGGAAAGCTGCAGATAAACCTATTTACTTAACAAAAAGTCCTTCCTATGAAATTGActgatttaattgatttttttttttctgtgggcAGTTTACCAGTAACCTTTTTACAATTTAAGTTTATTCACTGGCCTTGAACTGCTGTGAATGGGGGTGTGTTCTAAAACCTTTGACCTGTAGTGCTGtagtgtttttgtcattttctaaaaaaacaaattgcaCACTGTGATGGAGCAATATTTGCTCATTCTTCCTTGCAAAATTGCTCAGGCTGCATCAGTTCAGTTACAGAACGTTGGTGGACAAAAGCGCTGTAGTCTTGTCTCAGATTTTCAAAGGGAATAAGGTCAATATTCcaatatttttcttattgtaaGCCACTCCTGTTACGTTACCGTATTCACATAGTTAATGCATatttgtccctttttttttcctaaacCGTGCACCCGTTATTTCTGACATGTTTCCTGTCCATGCTTCTAAATGTTTGTCCCTGCCTCTGCAAACTCCTCACCAGCTTGCCATGttgttgtatttaaaatatctgtACGTCAAAGGTTCAATACCTACAATGCCAAGGTGTCCACTTGTTGAACTTCTAGATGTTAGAAAAGCTCTGCTCGTGCGATTCTTTGATTCCTTTCAGAAAGAATAATGACTCTGGgtaatcaattttttttttttttaaagttccaCATCTAGTGGGAAACAATAATGCATCGTCAACTGTCTTTCAAGTTTTAAGTCTTCAGAGGTTTTGACCATTATTCGATGTGGTGCTTGAGTCTTTGTAGATGAAGAGAAATGCAATTTAATCAAGTTCAACAATCTTAgagaacaaaatgtgaaaagggACAGAATGCTTTTTCCAGGTACCTGTGTACTGTTTATGGCCCgaatttctatttttcttcATAGATCGAGCACATGATGTGAAGTTTTATGTGGCtctgattttaatttcaaaagGCACAACTCtttcttatatttttatttatattcagagATGtctaataaaataacattttaaatgtttaaacttgCATAGTTCTCAGTAGACATTTTATTCcctaaaatgtaataaacaatgaaaatattggattatttatttgtacaactttttttttcattttccctaTAAGATTTATAGAATAAACATATTCACAACAGTTAATGCACACCGATGCCTCTTTAAAATGATATGCTTTTAgttgaaatttttttttcttatgctTTTTCGTTTTATTACTTATGAAATCAGTTTTCCTTAAACTGGATGCAGCATTGTTTTCCTAGTTTAAAGGTTGAGCAGAATGTAATTGCGGAATCAATGGcagttcttttctctttttttttatttatttggacATACTTTGAAAACTATATCTGGGAATTCAGCATGTTTCAGTCCAAGCTGCCTGTGTGTAAATCATCCCAGAGAGTGAGTATAGGAAATCCACAGATCTTTCCTCGGTGTCATTTCTCCCCATGTGTGTGATAACGTCCTATTTGATGTAAATGACGGCACTTTGTTCCCTGAGCCACTTCACACTCCTCCAGGTATTTGTTTTTGAAGGAAACCAGTTTGAGTTCTTCGTTTAGCTGTAGTCACACGTGCCGGTGTGGGATCAGTCatctgaaatgtgtctgtatttaGTTTGTGGGATATTTTGCACATCATTTACAAGGTTGAcacgttttgttttgttttgttttgtttgattttcccACCCATATTTACTTGTGTTTGCAAGGGGAGTATACTTTGCTGTAGCAGACTTTATGTAACAGAGGATATGTCACTATAATAAattctttttattaaaaaaggtGATaaacactgctctgtgtgtgtgggggaggggggtacTGTGGTGGTGGTTGAAACTACAACTGCTGTCACTCAacgggaaaaaaagaaaaaaaaaactacattccCCATGATGCTCTATTGTCATGTGGGCGAAGACGGCTGAACCGATGAAGAGCTTCCACTTGGTATTACTTGATTAAATCTTGATTTTATCAATTGAATTTAGCAGTTTATCGCTTAGTAAAAATCTCGGAGGGGTTAGGAAACATCGTGCTGACTGAACGACTCGCTCCTCGCGGACGAACCGTCGCTGTCAAGCAGGAATCATCCAAAAATAAGGTAACTTCAAATTTGTATTAGCTAAACCAGCTAACTAGCTTAAGACGAGACGCGGAGGAGCAGGGATGAAACCTTAGCTGGTGACATGGAGCGCGGCGGAGCGTCCTCGCGGCTCCGTGTCGAGCTGTGTTCACACCGGATCCATGTCTGAGGCTGTCGAAGCTGGTTCTCGGTTTGtgctctgtttctctgctttatttcatttagCTCCAGATCGTGGTTTTTCCTCGCTGTCACACggacacagcagcagtttacTTTTACTCTGGAACTGTTGTTCTATCATtggtatattttttatttccgtCTCAACCACAGCACCGTGTCTCTGCTTCTTCCAGTGGAGACTTCCGGTAAATGAGAGACGACCACAGCAACAATGATGGTGTCTGAACTGCCAACTCACTAAGTTCTGCCAGAGAAGACGTCTGATGAGAAATTACTGCAACGTTACAGATTGTAAGAGACGTGAGCTCGTTCATTCATTAAAGCTCGACCAGAGACTAGACATGAAGCTGCAGGAGTTTGGTGACATCTGATGTAGAAGATCTGATGTAGAAGAACAGATGTAGAAGAACAGATGTAGAACTGATGTAGAACAGACGTAGAAGAACAGATGTAGAACTGATGTAGAACTGATGTAGAAGAACTGACGTAGAACTGATGTAGAACAGATGTAGAACTGATGTAGAAGAACTGACGTAGAACTGATGTAGAACTGATGTAGAAGAACAGATGTAGAACAGATGTAGAACTGATGTAGAAGAACAGATGTAGAACAGATGTAGAATCGATGTAGAACTGATGTAGAAGAACTGACGTAGAACAGATGTAGAACAGATGTAGAACAGATGTAGAAGAACAGATGTAGAACTGATGTAGAACTGATGTAGAACAGATGTAGAACTGATGTAGAAGAACTGACGTAGAACAGATGTAGAACAGATGTAGAACAGATGTAGAACAGATGTAGAACTGATGTAGAACAGATGTAGAACTGATGTAGAACTGTGGTTTTGAACCACACACTGTTCTCTAACATCTTTCACAGGAAACTGTGAATGTTGATTGATGATGATTCTTGAACCAATCTGACTCTTTGTTTTGAAGCTGTTTACACCTGAGAAACTTGTACACCAGATTAAGTTCTTAAAAAAtactaaattatttattttaaatgacgTCAAAATGTGtatacataaaaaatacaatctTCTGGtattacatttacaaaacattatattatattgttataaGGGAAAAAATCacgataaaagaaaataaatgatcacATTCAGCAATAATCTATATCaatataaatgtcaaatatatatattgatatattgattATGCATTCTTCAAGTGCCGTGAGGAGGTGTAACACAAAATTCATCTACATTGCATGTGTAAGAggtttatttattgtttgtcattctctgctcatgaaGAAGAGTTTAGAATCTTCTCTCAGCAGAAAAAAACTTAATCGTGATTTATTTCTTGTGATAATTTTCATTATCGACTGATaggaacatttttatcttgatatcatTTTATGCATCATCCAACCTTATTCACAGGTATACAGCCAAATCAATCTTTCCGCATCATTCATATTTGCTAAATtgacatatttttttatcttacaAACAAAGCAGGTCACACTTTAGGGTAAAGGATataagtaatatatatataaaaaataattgaattaatgCTGAAATGTTAATGGTTCAGGCGTCTGGTAATTTAGTAAAGTGACTCTGGGAACATGAGAAAAATGTTCTACACTTCAATATTTGATCAAAATTGATTGATTGTGGAAAAATATATTGCTAGATTATTCACCGATTAAAATATGATTGAATCAAGTGGTTTATCGAATTTTTAAATAACGTTTaaaattctaaataaataaaatcattgttgTAGCATGACTGATTTGATTCtaacattctgtgtgtgtgcatatctcTTATTTTTTGTACAGCCGGAATGGAAGAAAAGGCAAACGGCTCTGTTGACACCAAAAGGTATTATCTCCATGTATAACACATTGTGCATTGACAGATTTGAATGAATGTGTTAAACCACTTTTACAGTTCACTGCACATTAAGATGAATCTGTTTTCCCTCGACCCCACAGCCCAGTGGAGAATGGTCAGATGCCCGACCCTGCCAACTGGGGGGTGGCTGATGTCGTCAACTACTTCAAAGCTACGGGGTTTGAGGAACAAGCCACGGCTTTCCAGGATCAGGTTGGTGCTCTGCTCAAAATTCCGATCACacgatgaaaacaaagtaggaTGTCAATCAGGTATTTCTCTCTGCACCCGACAGGAAATCGATGGCAAGTCCCTGCTCCTGATGACGCGTAACGACGTCTTGACGGGGCTGTCGATAAAGCTCGGCCCGGCGCTGAAGATCTATGAGTATCACGTGAAGCCGCTGCAGACTCAACACCTGAAGAGCAATGCGTCGTAGCAGCGCATGCTGTCCCCAGCATCCCACCTCAGCGACAATCATCCCGTCAGGAGATCCCAGGTTAGCTGCCGCGTCACAGATTCCTCTTGTCACAGTGGCACCATAACAGGATTTAAATGCTGTATGTTTTTTATAAGCATGGACCCCAAAAATGGGTTGAACATGGAGTCCAATCAGCTGTTTACCCTTTCAGCCATTCTTAATTCTGCTGCTTGagatatgtattttatttgtctgagtgtgtgcttttatttcaaagaagaaaaatttAGGAGGCTGAATTGAATTAATCTGTTTGTTTAGACGTATTTGTAGATAAGATGATATAGTTCAAAACcatgtttgttctgtgtttccTGAACACTTTGATACATGCAGACAATTATTCTGATGCGTCCCATTTTGCcccaaaatcattttttatgcTCGAAGCTGAGCAGCTGAGTCCATGATTCGTCCTTCGcatgtaaaaataaagcttttttttcagACACAAAAAGCCACGTTGATTATCCAGGCCAGAGGCTCctaacatgaaaaatatttatgtgtatatatattcttattattatatttcctACCTGTGGTGCTCTCAGCATTTTGTCACAACTGTATTGAAGTGTGTATGACTAATGTATATGTGCAACATAACACTGGAGTTTGAATATCTGAAGCAAAGATTTGCAATAAATGGTGCTCTTTTCTCACCAAAGAACAACATCAGATGAACTTTAATGGCCatggatttcttttatttctttttactctCATATTCACATAACACGGTCAAAAGCTTTTATCGCGTTTGGGAAATGTTGAGCTGTCAGTTGTAATCTTGACACAAGTATTTGAACGGGTCTTCAAATGCTGACTTATTTATCATTGAAAATTTCATATTTGGATGACAGCTTGATCACTGGCGCCTTCACAGCTTTGCTCGCTCTTTCCTGCGCACTGTCCCTGTGATGTTTCCTGACGGGTTATCCAGGGGAAGAAGTACctgtgaggaggaaaaacacaataagATATTATCCAATAATTTCATTACCAACACTGTAAGATTCACTGTCTAAAAAACTCACTTCATCTTTGTTGGACAGACCCATTTTGGTCATGTCAATGGTGAAGTAATGCTGGTTGGGCATGACGATCTCTATTTCCtccacctgaaagacacaatgCTTCACTTTACAGAGTTTTCTGAATGAGCTTGTGTTAAACTGTGCGTGGCGTAGTATTGAACTTAAAATCTTGGTGCTCATGTTGTGAGACTagagaaaagacagattctcttctcttctttgaaAGTAAATGTTAGTTTTTATGTTTCGAATCTTTGCCGTGTACATATTGACTGTAACGCTCATGTATCCACAAATGGTTGTGAAGAAGTCGATGTGTCGCTGATGTAAATGTGGACGTACCTCAGGAATTCTGTCCAGGACCAGAACCTGTGTCTCATAAAGGGTCTTCTGCACAGACGGTGAGAACTCTCCACTATCGTAGGGTCCAGCAAACTTTTCAATAATGGTCCCCTTCACACACGTCCTACAAAAGAAGAGACGTAATGATCACTCGATGGAGAAAGTATGTAATTAGACTTGTAGGATTATTCTTTATATTTGATTCGTTGGAAGCATCCGGtaatttcttctttgtgttgttaCTTCTCTCTGTCATGCCAACAGCTAACACATTTCGTGAATGTTGTGTTCTCCTTCAAAACTCTTAACCAGA
Proteins encoded in this region:
- the samd13 gene encoding sterile alpha motif domain-containing protein 13 → MRNYCNVTDSGMEEKANGSVDTKSPVENGQMPDPANWGVADVVNYFKATGFEEQATAFQDQEIDGKSLLLMTRNDVLTGLSIKLGPALKIYEYHVKPLQTQHLKSNAS